In a single window of the Elaeis guineensis isolate ETL-2024a chromosome 8, EG11, whole genome shotgun sequence genome:
- the LOC140859741 gene encoding uncharacterized protein isoform X2, whose translation MGGLNDKEINQTYVKVLSQMPYFRYSGGRDHIFVFPSGAGAHLFRSWEKFLNRSIILTPEGDRTDKRDTSAFNTWKDIIIPGNVDGGMTTFHGTTIVQPLPLSKRKYLANFLGRAQGKVGRLQLVELAKQYPDKLESPELKFTGPDKLGRTEYFNHLRNAKFCLAPRGESSWTLRFYEAYFVNVIDYTQISIKWPSTRIGTQLLEYLESIPNEVIEGMLARGRQVRCLWVYAPETEPCSAMVGIMWELQSKVRQFHQSAETFWLHNGKIVNRDLAEFQNWRTPVPLP comes from the exons ATGGGTGGTTTGAATGATAAAGAGATAAACCAGACCTATGTGAAG GTTCTAAGCCAAATGCCATATTTCCGCTATTCAGGTGGCCGTGATCACATCTTCGTCTTCCCTAG TGGTGCTGGTGCTCACTTATTTCGCTCCtgggaaaaatttttaaatcggTCCATCATTCTTACTCCAGAG GGTGACCGTACAGATAAGCGAGATACGAGTGCTTTTAATACATGGAAAGATATCATTATCCCTGGGAATGTTGATGGTGGGATGACTACATTTCATGGGACCACAATTGTCCAACCATTACCCCTGTCCAAGAGGAAGTATCTGGCAAACTTTCTAGGACGTGCCCAGGGAAAGGTTGGTCGTCTTCAATTGGTGGAGCTAGCTAAGCAATATCCTGATAAG TTGGAATCTCCAGAGTTGAAGTTCACTGGGCCTGACAAATTGGGAAGAACTGAGTATTTCAACCATTTGAGGAATGCCAAGTTCTGCCTAGCTCCACGTGGCGAGTCATCATGGACGCTTCGCTTCTATGAAGCTTACTTTGTg AATGTGATTGACTACACTCAGATATCCATCAAGTGGCCGTCTACTCGGATAGGCACTCAACTCCTTGAGTACCTAGAAAGCATACCAA ATGAAGTGATTGAGGGTATGTTAGCTCGCGGCAGACAGGTCAGATGCCTGTGGGTTTATGCCCCAGAAACTGAGCCGTGCTCTGCGATGGTAGGAATCATGTGGGAGCTGCAAAGTAAGGTGAGGCAATTTCACCAGTCTGCAGAAACATTTTGGCTCCACAACGGGAAAATTGTTAACAGAGACCTGGCCGAATTCCAAAATTGGAGAACGCCAGTACCTTTGCCTTGA
- the LOC140859741 gene encoding probable arabinosyltransferase ARAD1 isoform X1, producing the protein MGGLNDKEINQTYVKVLSQMPYFRYSGGRDHIFVFPSGAGAHLFRSWEKFLNRSIILTPEGDRTDKRDTSAFNTWKDIIIPGNVDGGMTTFHGTTIVQPLPLSKRKYLANFLGRAQGKVGRLQLVELAKQYPDKLESPELKFTGPDKLGRTEYFNHLRNAKFCLAPRGESSWTLRFYEAYFVECVPVILSDQIELPFQNVIDYTQISIKWPSTRIGTQLLEYLESIPNEVIEGMLARGRQVRCLWVYAPETEPCSAMVGIMWELQSKVRQFHQSAETFWLHNGKIVNRDLAEFQNWRTPVPLP; encoded by the exons ATGGGTGGTTTGAATGATAAAGAGATAAACCAGACCTATGTGAAG GTTCTAAGCCAAATGCCATATTTCCGCTATTCAGGTGGCCGTGATCACATCTTCGTCTTCCCTAG TGGTGCTGGTGCTCACTTATTTCGCTCCtgggaaaaatttttaaatcggTCCATCATTCTTACTCCAGAG GGTGACCGTACAGATAAGCGAGATACGAGTGCTTTTAATACATGGAAAGATATCATTATCCCTGGGAATGTTGATGGTGGGATGACTACATTTCATGGGACCACAATTGTCCAACCATTACCCCTGTCCAAGAGGAAGTATCTGGCAAACTTTCTAGGACGTGCCCAGGGAAAGGTTGGTCGTCTTCAATTGGTGGAGCTAGCTAAGCAATATCCTGATAAG TTGGAATCTCCAGAGTTGAAGTTCACTGGGCCTGACAAATTGGGAAGAACTGAGTATTTCAACCATTTGAGGAATGCCAAGTTCTGCCTAGCTCCACGTGGCGAGTCATCATGGACGCTTCGCTTCTATGAAGCTTACTTTGTg GAGTGTGTCCCAGTCATCTTATCAGATCAAATAGAGCTGCCTTTTCAGAATGTGATTGACTACACTCAGATATCCATCAAGTGGCCGTCTACTCGGATAGGCACTCAACTCCTTGAGTACCTAGAAAGCATACCAA ATGAAGTGATTGAGGGTATGTTAGCTCGCGGCAGACAGGTCAGATGCCTGTGGGTTTATGCCCCAGAAACTGAGCCGTGCTCTGCGATGGTAGGAATCATGTGGGAGCTGCAAAGTAAGGTGAGGCAATTTCACCAGTCTGCAGAAACATTTTGGCTCCACAACGGGAAAATTGTTAACAGAGACCTGGCCGAATTCCAAAATTGGAGAACGCCAGTACCTTTGCCTTGA